The Candidatus Phytoplasma asteris DNA segment ACCTTTAATTTTTTTAGAATTTTCTTTTGCTTTGACAGTTGCTTTGTTATTGTTTATCAAAACAACTTCTAAATCGTCTCCAATAGAAAGACCACTTATATTTTTTTGATTTTTTACAATTTTTTCAATGATTTTTTTGTCATTTGGTGCACTTTCAAAAGATCCTATATTTTTTTCAATAGTGCTGATATCTATTATTTCTGTTGGAGAAGCTTTTAAAGTGTAATTAAAACTTATTACAAATAAGATCAAAAGTAATAATGCACTTAAACAATAAATAAACCTTTGTTTTAAACAAGGTTTTTTTTGGTAAATATTTTTCAATGATTTTATTTTTGCTTTCTAATATCTTAATCTTTGCAAAATCCAAATGTACAAATTTGTAAAATGCAAAAAGTTTAAGATGAACTAAAGAATTTTAAACGAATTTATTACTAGCGGTTTTTTAAAATTTCTCGAATTCCTTTAAAATCCACTAATATTATAACTGAATCAAAACGAAAAAGAAACACTTTTTTTATTTTTTATAAAAAAAATATTTTTCTTCTTTTAAATGCTAAAATAATGTTAAAATTTAAGTATTAAGATGTAGATAAAGTATAAAAATAAATGTAGAATTAATATTTTGTTTTCCGCCTTTCCCTCTTATTTTTGCTCAAATATCTGCTTATTATATGGATTAATATTGATTATTATGACCGAAATTAAAAAATACCTTATCTACGCTTACATTTTATTTTGTGTTTGTGTTTTTGATTTTGCAAGTGTTTCCAACAAAATATACAAACAAAAAACAACACAATCAACAAACAAAAAAATTAAAATTAACAAAATTAACAAAAAAAATAAAAATAATAAAAAAGAGGTTAGAAAATGATTGATTTTAAAAAAGAGGTTTTAAAAAGAAAAGACGCCTTAATTGAGGCTTTGCAAACATTATTAAAAATTAACACTGAACTTACCACCTTTGATCCTAATAGAACAGGCGCTCCTTTTGGCGAAGGAAATCAACAAGCCCTTGATTTTATGCTTGATTTAGGCTCCCAAAGCGGCTTTAAAACCCTGAATTTAGAAGGATACGCTGGTCATATTGAATACGGCAACCAAAAAGAATGGGTTGGTATGATTGGTCATTTGGATGTAGTGCCAGCAGGAACTGGTTGGGACTATCCACCTTATGCGGCTTTAATTGTTGATGGCACGCTTTATGGCAGAGGAACCCAAGACGATAAAGGTCCTACAATGGCAGCTTTCTGGGCTTTGAAAATATTGCACGAACTAAATTTGCCGCTTTCCAAAAGAATTAAATTAATTTTGGGTGTCGATGAAGAAACTGGATTTCGTTGTATGAAACACTATTTTAAACAAATCCCTGAATTACCTGTATCTGGTTTTGTTCCTGACAGCCATTTTCCTGCTATTTATTGCGAAAAAGGAATTGGGGGTTTTACTTTTGAAGGCACAGTTTTAGATAATAGAATTGTAAGTATTCAAAGCGGGCAAGCCTCTAATGTTGTTCCTGATTTGGCACAAGCAGTTCTAAAATTTGATCCTAACTACTCAGATTTATTCCATAATTTTGTTAAAACCAACAGCATCAAAGCCACTTTAGAACCACAAGGCGATTTGTTAAAGCTTGAAGTTCACGGCGTTTCTGCGCATGGTTCGACTCCTGAAACAGGAAAAAATGCCCTTTATGATTTGATGAAAGTTCTTAAAGCATTGGGAATTACAAATACTTTGGTTGATTTTTTTGATCAATATTTGGTAGATAGTTTGGATGGAAAAAAATTAGGCATTAATCACTTTGATGAAGAAACTTATAATTTGGTTTGTTTTTCTGGAGTT contains these protein-coding regions:
- the pepV gene encoding dipeptidase PepV, encoding MIDFKKEVLKRKDALIEALQTLLKINTELTTFDPNRTGAPFGEGNQQALDFMLDLGSQSGFKTLNLEGYAGHIEYGNQKEWVGMIGHLDVVPAGTGWDYPPYAALIVDGTLYGRGTQDDKGPTMAAFWALKILHELNLPLSKRIKLILGVDEETGFRCMKHYFKQIPELPVSGFVPDSHFPAIYCEKGIGGFTFEGTVLDNRIVSIQSGQASNVVPDLAQAVLKFDPNYSDLFHNFVKTNSIKATLEPQGDLLKLEVHGVSAHGSTPETGKNALYDLMKVLKALGITNTLVDFFDQYLVDSLDGKKLGINHFDEETYNLVCFSGVLKLENNQAFFTLNLRYPKGITFEKILFQLEKAAKSQHFCLKTTLHHPIMYVDPKSELMQTLLKVYQKHTNDLVSKPMCVGGGSFAKCAPNLVPFGPTFVDEVSLIHQKNESISIDKLITLTAIYTEALYELAK